The Streptomyces sp. NBC_00454 DNA segment CTCGCAGCCCTACCTGTTCCGGCTCTTCCCCAACAAGCAGGCGATCTTCCTCGCCGCCGCCACCCGCTGCATGGAGGACATCCGGCACGTCATCGAGGAGGCCGCCAAGGCCCACGAGGGCGGCGGCGAGGGGATGGTCGAGGCGATCGGGGCCGCGTACATGCGGCTGATCGCCGAGCATCCGGAGAAGCTGCAGATGCAGCTCCAGACGTACGTGACCGTCTCCGCCGCCGAAGCCGCCGGGGAGCCGGCCTTCGGGGAGATGGTGCGCGCCGCCTGGATGGAGCTGTGGGACACCCTGCACGTGCCGCTCGGAGCGGACTCGAAGGAGACCACCACCTTCCTGGCCTTCGGGATGCTGATCAGCGTCCAGGTGGCCATGGGGTTCCCGCCCGGCCACCGGGTGTGGGACGGCTGCTATCCCGGCGTCCGGCCCGAGTAGGCCCTGAGTCCTGAGTGGGTCCGAGTGGGCCCGACCGGGTCCCCGTAGGGCTTGGTCAAGTGCTGGCCTGTGAAGTTAGTGAGTAATAACTAGTTTTGGGGGAGTCATGCCCGACACCGACACCGACACCAAGCTGAGAGGGCCCGCGATATGGGCCCTCGTCATCACCGGAGCCGCCGGCTTCATGGCCGCGCTCGACAACCTCGTCGTCACCACCGCGCTCCCCGTCATCCGCGCCGATCTCGGCGGGAAGCTGGAGGACCTGGAGTGGACGGTGAACGCGTACACGCTCACCTTCGCCGTCCTCCTCATGTTCGGGGCGGCCCTCGGTGACCGGTTCGGACGGCGCAGGCTCTTCATCGCCGGCATGGTCGTCTTCACCGGCGCCTCCGCCGCGGCAGCGCTCTCGCCCGGCATCGACGAGCTCATCGCCGCACGCGCGGTCCAGGGAGTGGGCGCGGCGGTCATGATGCCGCTCTCGCTCACCCTGCTCACCGTCGCCGTGCCCGCAGCCCGCCGCGGCATGGCCCTCGGGATCTACGGAGCCCTCAGCGGCCTGGCCGTCGCCAGCGGACCCCTCATCGGCGGCAGTCTCACCGAGCACATCTCCTGGCAGTGGATCTTTTGGCTGAACGTCCCGATCGGGCTCGCCCTGATCCCGCTCGCCCGGCTGCGGCTCGCCGAGTCCACCGCCCCGAAGGCGAAGCTCGACGTCCCCGGCACGCTCCTCATCAGCGGTGGGCTCTTCGGCATCGTCTACGGACTGGTCAACGCCAACGCGCACGGCTGGACCAGCCGCCCCGTCCTCGCCGCGCTGATCCTCGGCGTGGTCCTGGTGGGCGCGTTCATCCGCTACGGGTTCGCCGCCGCCAACCCCGTGCTGCCCATGCGGCTCTTCCGCGACCGGGGCTTCTTCGGCATCAACATGGCCAGCCTGCTGATGTTCGTCGGAATGTTCGGCTCGATCTTCCTGCTCAGCCAGTTCCTCCAGGGAGTCGTCGGCTACTCGCCCACCGAAGCCGGGCTGCGCATGCTCCCCTGGACCGGCATGCCCATGATCGTCGCGCCGATCTCCGGGATCCTCTCCGACCGGATCGGCAGCCGCCCCGTCGTCGCCGCCGGGCTGGCCCTCCAGGCGATCGGCCTCGGCTGGTTCGCCGTGATCCTGAGCACCGACGTCTCCTACGCCGCCCAGCTGCCGGCCCTGATCATCAGCGGCATCGGCATGGGCCTCTACTTCGCCCCCGCCTCCAACGCCCTCATGTCCACCGTCGCCCCCGCCGACCAGGGCAAGGCCGCCGGAGCCAACAGCGCACTGCGCGAGGTCGGCGGAGCCCTCGGCGTCGCCGTCCTGGCCTCCGTCTTCTCCGCCCGGGGCGGCTACGAGACAGGCCAGTCCTTCACCGACGGGACCGTCCCCGCCCTGTGGATCGGCGCCGCGGTCGTCGCCGTGGCCGCCGCCCTGGCGCTGCTGCTCCCCGGCCGGGACAAGGAGAAGGCCCGCGCGACGGCGGGCCGGGCGACCGCCGGGGCCGACGCTCCCGCCCTCCAGAAGGCGGCCGTCTGACGGGTCCGGCGCCCGTGGCGCGCTCGCGGTCCGTGGCCCCGCCCGGTTGGGGGGACGCGGACCGTACTCTTGTCCACGTGCAGGAACTCCACGATGCCCCCCTCGCCCCGCTGACCACCTTCCGCCTCGGCGGCCCCGCCGCCCGGCTGGTCACCGCGACCACCGACGCCGAGGTCGTCGCCACCGTGCGCGCCGCCGACGAGAGCGGCACCCCGCTCCTGATCATCGGCGGCGGCAGCAACCTGGTCATCGGCGACCGCGGCTTCGACGGCACCGCCCTGCGCATCGCGACCACCGGGTTCGTCCTCGACGGCACCCGCCTGGAGCTGGCCGCCGGCGAGAACTGGAGCGAGGCCGTCGCCCGGACCGTGGCAGCGGGGCTGGCGGGCGTCGAATGCCTCGCCGGGATCCCCGGCTCGGCCGGCGCCACCCCGATCCAGAACGTCGGGGCGTACGGCCAGGAGGTCTGCGACACGATCACCGAGGTCGTCGCCTACGACCGCACGAGCGGCGATACGGTCACCCTGTCGGCCGCCGAGTGCGCGTTCTCGTACCGCGACAGCCTCTTCAAGCACCAGCCGGACCGGTACGTCGTCCTGCGCGTGCGCTTCGCCCTGGAGGACGCGGGCGGGCTGTCCGCGCCGGTCAAGTACCCGGAGACCGCCCGCGCCCTCGGCGTGGAGGCCGGCGACCGGGTGCCCGCGGCCCAGGCCCGCGAGACAGTCCTGCGGCTGCGCGCCGGCAAGGGCATGGTCCTGGACCCCGCCGACCACGACACCTGGTCGGCCGGCTCCTTCTTCCACAACCCGATCCTCGGCGACGAGGCGTACGCCGCCTTCCTGGCCCGCGCGCAGGAGCGGCTCGGCCCCGACACCACCCCGCCCGCGTACCCGGCCGGCGACGGCCGTACGAAGACCAGCGCGGCCTGGCTGATCGACAAGGCCGGCTTCACCAAGGGCTACGGCGACGGCCCCGCCCGCATCTCCACCAAGCACACCCTCGCCCTCACCAACCGCGGCGAGGCCACCACCGAAGACCTCCTGGCACTGGCCCGCGAGGTCGTCGCGGGCGTCCACGCGGCCTTCGGCGTCACCCTGGTCAACGAGCCGGTGACGGTCGGCGTCAGCATCTGAGGAGTCCCGGCCGCCCATGCTCTGTCCCCTGCACGGGGCCGGTACGGACCCCACCCGGCTGGTGGGACGCACGATCAGAAGAATCGTCGCGTCCTGGCACATCAGCGACGGCGAACGCTCCGAAGCGCCCCTCGACGTCTGGCTCCTCGACAGCGCGGGCGAGTCCACCCGGATCACCACCGGGTCCGACGCCTGCCTCATCGTGGAATCCGCCGCCCCGCACGAGGCCTACGACATGGGGGAGTGGGGCCGCATCGAGGTCGGCGAGGACCTCGGCGACCACCCCTTCCTGCGCCACCTGGGCGACACCGTCGAATCGGTGGCCGAATACGCGCTGCCCGCCCAGGGCCGCACCCACCTGGAGATCGGCTTCCCCGACGGCGCGCGGGTCCGCGCCGACTGCCACGAGGGCGATCTGCGCCTCATGAAATGAGCCGGGGACCACGGGCTCAGGAGACCAGCCAGTGGTCGATCCCGGTCAGCAGCTTCTCCTGTACGTCGGCGGGCGCGGCCGAACCGCGCACCGACTGGCGGGCCAGCTCGGCGAGCTCCGCGTCCGTGAAGCCGTGGTGGCGGCGGGCGATCTCGTACTGGGCCGCGAGCCGGGAGCCGAACAGCAGCGGGTCGTCCGCGCCCAGGGCCAACGGGACCCCGGCCTCGAAGAGGGTGCGCAGCGGGACGTCCTCGTGGCGCTCGTAGACCCCGAGGGCCACGTTGGACGCCGGGCAGACCTCGCAAGTGATCTGCCGGTCGGCGAGCCGCTGGAGGAGCCGCGGGTCCTCGGCGGCCCGCACGCCGTGCCCGATACGGGCCGCGTGCAGATCGTCGAGGCAGTCGCGGACGGAGGACGGGCCGCTCAGCTCGCCCCCGTGCGGGGCGGCGAGGAGGCCGCCCTCGCGGGCGATGGCGAAGGCCCGGTCGAAGTCGCGGGCCATGCCGCGGCGCTCGTCGTTGGAGAGGCCGAAGCCGACGATGCCGCGGTCGGCGTAGCGGACGGCGAGCCGGGCGAGGGTCCGGGCGTCGAGCGGATGCTTCATGCGGTTGGCGGCGATGACGACCCGCATGCCCAGTCCGGTCTCGCGGGAGGCGGAGTCGACGGCGTCGAGGATGATCTCGACGGCCGGGATCATCCCGCCGAGGAGGGGGGCGTAGGAGGTGGGATCCACCTGGATCTCCAGCCACCCGCTGCCGTCCCGTACGTCCTCCTGCGCGGCCTCGCGGACCAGGCGGCGGATGTCGTCGGGCTCACGCAGGCAGGAGCGGGCGGCGTCGTAGAGCCGCTGGAAGCGGAACCAGCCGCGCTCGTCGGTGGCGCGGAGCTTGGGCGGCTCGCCGCCGGTCAGGGCGTCGGGCAGCCGGACGCCGTACTTGTCGGCCAGCTCCAGCAGGGTCGACGGCCGCATCGAGCCGGTGAAGTGCAGGTGGAGGTGGGCCTTGGGGAGAAGCGTGAGATCTCGTACGTGCTCCATCGGTTGATCCTGCCGCACCGCTGCGCTCGGCGGGAGGGGGTTTTACCGATCGGGGGCTTGCGCGAACGCATGAGCGGGGCCGGAGGTGGCGAGGGGGCCAGCTGCGCGGGGCCTCCCGGGCGCCGCCCGGACCCGCGCCTCAAACGCCGGCGGGGCTGGATTTGCCTGGCGGGGCTGAAATTGCCCTGCGGGCAATCCAGCCCCGCCAGGCGGACGGCAGCAGCGTCTCCAGCCCGTCCGGCGTTTGAGGACCGGGTCCGGGCAGAGCCCGGGGAACGGTGGAAGGGCGGGTAGGGGACAAGGCCCCGCGCAGCGGCAATCCACGGCGCGGGGCGGGCCCCGAAACGCCTGAGCGGCGGCTCCCCCGTGGGGAACCGCCGCTCAGACCTGGCTGCGGGCCGGATCAGGCCTTGGCCTCCGCCAGGAGCTTCTGGATGCGGGAGACGCCCTCGACCAGGTCCTCGTCGCCCAGGGCGTAGGAGAGGCGCAGGTAGCCGGGGGTGCCGAAGGCCTCGCCGGGGACGACCGCGACCTCGGCCTCGTCCAGGATCAGGGTGGCCAGCTCGGCGGAGCTCTGCGGGCGCTTGCCGCGGATCTCCTTGCCGATCAGGTCCTTGACCGCCGGGTACACGTAGAACGCGCCTTCGGGGGTCGGGCAGAACACGCCGTCGATCTCGTTGAGCATCCGCACGATCGTCTGGCGGCGGCGGTCGAAGGCGGTGCGCATCTCGTGCACGGCGTCCAGGTTGCCGGAGACGGCGGCCAGCGCCGCGACCTGGGCCACGTTGGAGACGTTGGAGGTGGCGTGCGACTGGAGGTTGGTCGCGGCCTTGACCACGTCCTTCGGGCCGACGATCCAGCCCACGCGCCAGCCGGTCATCGCGTACGTCTTGGCGACGCCGTTGACGATGATGCACTTGTCGGCCAGCTCGGGAACGATCGCCGGGAGCGAGACGAACTTCGCGTCGCCGTAGACGAGGTGCTCGTAGATCTCGTCGGTCAGGACCCACAGGCCGTGCTCCACGGCCCAGCGGCCGATGGCCTCGGCGTCGGCCTCCGAGTACACGGCGCCGGTCGGGTTCGAGGGGGAGACGAAGAGGACGACCTTCGTGCGCTCGGTGCGGGCCGCTTCGAGCTGCTCGACGGAAACCCGGTAACCGGTGGTCTCGTCGGCGACGACCTCGACCGGGACACCGCCGGCGAGACGGATCGACTCCGGGTACGTGGTCCAGTACGGAGCCGGGACGATGACCTCGTCACCCGGGTCCAGGATGGCCGCGAAGGCCTCGTAGATCGCCTGCTTGCCACCGTTGGTCACCAGCACCTGGGAGGCGTCGACCTCGTAGCCGGAGTCGCGCAGCGTCTTCGCGGCGATGGCGGCCTTCAGCTCGGGCAGCCCGCCGGCCGGGGTGTAGCGGTGGTACTTCGGGTTGCGGCAGGCCTCCACCGCGGCCTCGACGATGTAGTCCGGCGTCGGGAAGTCGGGCTCGCCCGCGCCGAAGCCGATCACCGGGCGCCCGGCGGCCTTGAGGGCCTTGGCCTTGGCGTCCACGGCAAGGGTGGCGGACTCGGAGATGGCACCGATACGGGCGGATACGCGGCGCTCGGCGGAAGGCGTTTCAGAGGTCATGCGGGCAATCGTCCCAGACGCCGAAGAAGCGCCGCACGCCGTTTCAGTTACCGGACGCGGGGCCCGCCGCCGATGCTGTTCGACGTCAGGGCCCGGACCACGTACACTCAACCGTCGTTGGCCCTCGCCGATCGCTGCAGAGCGTGAGCACTCCGTGCACTCATCTGGATGCGGTAGGTTGGGGGACGCAAAGGGTCGTAGCTCAATTGGTAGAGCACTGGTCTCCAAAACCAGCGGTTGGGGGTTCAAGTCCCTCCGGCCCTGCTCCACACTCCTTCTCGGACGTGTGCGCAGGTACGTATTTCGATGTAGTGCCGTGCGGCGCAACCGGGCGCGGCTACGGCCACGACCCGGATTCAGGTGAGAGACGTGACGGACGCCCTGGGCTCCATCGACATGCCTGACGCCGAGGACGACACTCGCGAGAAGAAGGCCCGCAAGGGCGGCAAGCGCGGCAAGAAGGGCCCTCTCGGCCGTCTCGCGCTCTTCTACCGACAGATCGTCGCGGAACTCCGCAAGGTTGTCTGGCCCACTCGTAACCAGCTGTCGACGTACACCACTGTGGTGATCGTGTTCGTCGTCATCATGATCGGTCTGGTGACCGTGATTGACTATGGGTTCCAGGAAGCCACCAAGTTCGTCTTCGGCTGATCCCCGCGGAGGGCGGCGCCTTGATGGCTGCCGCCCGTTTTCGCATGTTCGACCACCTTTTGTATCCAGGAAGAAGCAGCCACCGTGTCTGACCCGAACCTGAACGCGAGCCCCGACTCCGTCGAGTCCGTCGAGGACGCGCTCGACATCGTCGAGGCGGCGGACGCGGACCGCGACGAAGTCGAGCTCGCCGACGAAGCCCAGGCAGGTGTCGCCGCCGAGACCGCCGCGATGCACATCGAGGCCGCGCACGTCGAGGCTGAGGACGACGAGTCCGCCACCGAGGGCGACGTCGAGGACGAGGGCGACGACACCGACGCCGACGAAGAGGCCGACGAGGACTCCGAGGCCGGCGAGACCGCCGAAGACGCTGACGCTGCTGACGAAGACGCCGATGAGGCCGACGAAGACGCTGAGGAGGCCGACGAAGACGCTGAGGAGGCCGAGGAGGCCGCCCCCGTCGAGGACGCCGAGCCCGTCGACCCGATCCAGGCCCTGCGCGAGGAACTGCGCAGCCTGCCGGGCGAGTGGTACGTCATCCACACCTACGCCGGCTACGAGAAGCGCGTGAAGGCGAACCTCGAGCAGCGCGCCGTCTCGCTCAACGTCGAGGACTTCATCTACTCGGCCGAGGTGCCCGAGGAAGAGATCGTCCAGATCAAGAACGGCGAGCGCAAGAACGTCCGGCAGAACAAGCTGCCCGGTTACGTTCTCGTCCGCATGGACCTGACGAACGAGTCCTGGGGCGTCGTCCGCAACACCCCCGGCGTCACCGGCTTCGTGGGCAACGCGTACGACCCGTACCCGCTGACCCTGGACGAGATCGTCAAGATGCTCGCTCCCGAGGCTCAGGAGAAGGCCGCCAAGCTCGCTGCGGAAGAGGCCGGCCTGCCCGCGCCCTCCGTCAAGCGCACCATCGAGGTCCTGGACTTCGAGGTCGGCGACTCGGTCACCGTCACCGACGGCCCGTTCGCGACGCTGCAGGCGACCATCAACGAGATCAACCCGGACTCGAAGAAGGTCAAGGGTCTCGTCGAGATCTTCGGCCGCGAGACCCCGGTCGAGCTGAGCTTCGACCAGATCCAGAAGAACTGATCCACAGCCTTCTGGCACACGCTTCCGGACAGGTCAGATTGCCCCCTTGCGGGCGGTCTGACCTGCTCGGTTTTTAGCCCCGCGCCGATACCCGTTATCGTGGTGCGGTATGCCTCCATCCGGATGACCGGATTGGCGGCGAAAAACTCTCACTAGGACCCGGAGAGAGCAATGCCTCCCAAGAAGAAGAAGATCACGGGGCTTATCAAGCTCCAGATCAAGGCCGGTGCGGCCAACCCGGCTCCGCCGGTCGGCCCCGCGCTCGGTCAGCACGGCGTCAACATCATGGAGTTCTGCAAGGCCTACAACGCCGCGACCGAGTCGCAGCGTGGCATGGTCGTGCCGGTGGAGATCACGGTCTACGACGACCGCTCCTTCACCTTCATCACCAAGACTCCGCCGGCCGCGCGCCTCATCCTGAAGGCCGCAGGCATCGAGAAGGGCTCCGGCGAGCCGCACAAGACCAAGGTCGCCAAGCTTTCCGGCGCCCAGGTCCGCGAGATCGCCGAGCTGAAGATGCCCGACCTGAACGCCAACGACGTCGACGCCGCGATGAAGATCATCGCCGGCACCGCGCGTTCGATGGGCGTCACCGTCGAAGGCTGATTCAGCCACCCAGCACGACAGTGGTAGGGCCAAGCGCTGGTCCGCACCACGACTCCATGCCTGATCACAACACAGGAGCAGAAGTGAAGCGCAGCAAGACTCTCCGCGCTGCGGACGCCAAGGTCGACCGGGAGAAGCAGTACGCCCCGCTCGAGGCCGTCCGTCTCGCCAAGGAGACCTCCGCGACCAAGTTCGACAGCACCGTCGAGGTCGCCTTCCGCCTGGGTGTAGACCCGCGCAAGGCCGACCAGATGGTCCGCGGCACCGTGAACCTCCCGCACGGCACCGGCAAGACCGCCCGGGTCCTGGTCTTCGCGACCGGTGACCGTGCAGCGGCCGCGGAAGCCGCCGGCGCCGACATTGTCGGCGACGACGAGCTCATCAACGAGATCGCCAAGGGCAACCGCCTGAACGAGTTCGACGCCGTTGTGTCCACCCCGGACCTCATGGGCAAGGTCGGCCGCCTCGGCCGCGTGCTCGGTCCCCGTGGCCTGATGCCGAACCCGAAGACCGGCACCGTCACGATGGACGTCGCGAAGGCTGTCACCGAGATCAAGGGTGGCAAGATCGAGTTCCGCGTCGACAAGCACTCGAACCTGCACTTCATCATCGGCAAGGTCTCCTTCACCGATGAGCAGCTGGTCGAGAACTACGGTGCGGCCCTCGACGAGATCCTTCGTCTGAAGCCGTCCGCCGCCAAGGGCCGCTACATCAAGAAGGCTGCCCTCAGCACCACGATGGGCCCCGGCATCGCGCTGGACTCCAACCGCACCCGGAACCTCCTCGTCGAGGAAGACCCGGCTGCTGTCTGACTGAGCCGGGCCTGACGGCCCGCTGAGTTGCCCGAA contains these protein-coding regions:
- a CDS encoding TetR/AcrR family transcriptional regulator, with protein sequence MARMSAEERRESVIRAAMSEFARGGYYGTSTEAIAKRVGVSQPYLFRLFPNKQAIFLAAATRCMEDIRHVIEEAAKAHEGGGEGMVEAIGAAYMRLIAEHPEKLQMQLQTYVTVSAAEAAGEPAFGEMVRAAWMELWDTLHVPLGADSKETTTFLAFGMLISVQVAMGFPPGHRVWDGCYPGVRPE
- a CDS encoding DHA2 family efflux MFS transporter permease subunit, which codes for MPDTDTDTKLRGPAIWALVITGAAGFMAALDNLVVTTALPVIRADLGGKLEDLEWTVNAYTLTFAVLLMFGAALGDRFGRRRLFIAGMVVFTGASAAAALSPGIDELIAARAVQGVGAAVMMPLSLTLLTVAVPAARRGMALGIYGALSGLAVASGPLIGGSLTEHISWQWIFWLNVPIGLALIPLARLRLAESTAPKAKLDVPGTLLISGGLFGIVYGLVNANAHGWTSRPVLAALILGVVLVGAFIRYGFAAANPVLPMRLFRDRGFFGINMASLLMFVGMFGSIFLLSQFLQGVVGYSPTEAGLRMLPWTGMPMIVAPISGILSDRIGSRPVVAAGLALQAIGLGWFAVILSTDVSYAAQLPALIISGIGMGLYFAPASNALMSTVAPADQGKAAGANSALREVGGALGVAVLASVFSARGGYETGQSFTDGTVPALWIGAAVVAVAAALALLLPGRDKEKARATAGRATAGADAPALQKAAV
- a CDS encoding UDP-N-acetylmuramate dehydrogenase encodes the protein MQELHDAPLAPLTTFRLGGPAARLVTATTDAEVVATVRAADESGTPLLIIGGGSNLVIGDRGFDGTALRIATTGFVLDGTRLELAAGENWSEAVARTVAAGLAGVECLAGIPGSAGATPIQNVGAYGQEVCDTITEVVAYDRTSGDTVTLSAAECAFSYRDSLFKHQPDRYVVLRVRFALEDAGGLSAPVKYPETARALGVEAGDRVPAAQARETVLRLRAGKGMVLDPADHDTWSAGSFFHNPILGDEAYAAFLARAQERLGPDTTPPAYPAGDGRTKTSAAWLIDKAGFTKGYGDGPARISTKHTLALTNRGEATTEDLLALAREVVAGVHAAFGVTLVNEPVTVGVSI
- a CDS encoding adenosine deaminase; its protein translation is MEHVRDLTLLPKAHLHLHFTGSMRPSTLLELADKYGVRLPDALTGGEPPKLRATDERGWFRFQRLYDAARSCLREPDDIRRLVREAAQEDVRDGSGWLEIQVDPTSYAPLLGGMIPAVEIILDAVDSASRETGLGMRVVIAANRMKHPLDARTLARLAVRYADRGIVGFGLSNDERRGMARDFDRAFAIAREGGLLAAPHGGELSGPSSVRDCLDDLHAARIGHGVRAAEDPRLLQRLADRQITCEVCPASNVALGVYERHEDVPLRTLFEAGVPLALGADDPLLFGSRLAAQYEIARRHHGFTDAELAELARQSVRGSAAPADVQEKLLTGIDHWLVS
- a CDS encoding pyridoxal phosphate-dependent aminotransferase; translated protein: MTSETPSAERRVSARIGAISESATLAVDAKAKALKAAGRPVIGFGAGEPDFPTPDYIVEAAVEACRNPKYHRYTPAGGLPELKAAIAAKTLRDSGYEVDASQVLVTNGGKQAIYEAFAAILDPGDEVIVPAPYWTTYPESIRLAGGVPVEVVADETTGYRVSVEQLEAARTERTKVVLFVSPSNPTGAVYSEADAEAIGRWAVEHGLWVLTDEIYEHLVYGDAKFVSLPAIVPELADKCIIVNGVAKTYAMTGWRVGWIVGPKDVVKAATNLQSHATSNVSNVAQVAALAAVSGNLDAVHEMRTAFDRRRQTIVRMLNEIDGVFCPTPEGAFYVYPAVKDLIGKEIRGKRPQSSAELATLILDEAEVAVVPGEAFGTPGYLRLSYALGDEDLVEGVSRIQKLLAEAKA
- the secE gene encoding preprotein translocase subunit SecE, whose translation is MTDALGSIDMPDAEDDTREKKARKGGKRGKKGPLGRLALFYRQIVAELRKVVWPTRNQLSTYTTVVIVFVVIMIGLVTVIDYGFQEATKFVFG
- the nusG gene encoding transcription termination/antitermination protein NusG; amino-acid sequence: MSDPNLNASPDSVESVEDALDIVEAADADRDEVELADEAQAGVAAETAAMHIEAAHVEAEDDESATEGDVEDEGDDTDADEEADEDSEAGETAEDADAADEDADEADEDAEEADEDAEEAEEAAPVEDAEPVDPIQALREELRSLPGEWYVIHTYAGYEKRVKANLEQRAVSLNVEDFIYSAEVPEEEIVQIKNGERKNVRQNKLPGYVLVRMDLTNESWGVVRNTPGVTGFVGNAYDPYPLTLDEIVKMLAPEAQEKAAKLAAEEAGLPAPSVKRTIEVLDFEVGDSVTVTDGPFATLQATINEINPDSKKVKGLVEIFGRETPVELSFDQIQKN
- the rplK gene encoding 50S ribosomal protein L11 — protein: MPPKKKKITGLIKLQIKAGAANPAPPVGPALGQHGVNIMEFCKAYNAATESQRGMVVPVEITVYDDRSFTFITKTPPAARLILKAAGIEKGSGEPHKTKVAKLSGAQVREIAELKMPDLNANDVDAAMKIIAGTARSMGVTVEG
- the rplA gene encoding 50S ribosomal protein L1, with amino-acid sequence MKRSKTLRAADAKVDREKQYAPLEAVRLAKETSATKFDSTVEVAFRLGVDPRKADQMVRGTVNLPHGTGKTARVLVFATGDRAAAAEAAGADIVGDDELINEIAKGNRLNEFDAVVSTPDLMGKVGRLGRVLGPRGLMPNPKTGTVTMDVAKAVTEIKGGKIEFRVDKHSNLHFIIGKVSFTDEQLVENYGAALDEILRLKPSAAKGRYIKKAALSTTMGPGIALDSNRTRNLLVEEDPAAV